One genomic window of Leptolyngbya sp. NIES-3755 includes the following:
- a CDS encoding abortive infection protein (similar to AA sequence:cyanobase_aa:Npun_F3898), whose translation MSAFYLSPRIARYPAPVRLAIFVIALLVLWLPIAIPVYWIWGTGNTVSIITVLALYFEFIWLLWLWGRNVHQITQPLRHHGLLRTRQNGLELIKGLGVGVVSLFCLFWIEGAIGWINWQPMPQNLLRLILEGLLVALGVGLAEELLFRGWLVDELQWNYRSQIALWISSTVYASLHFIKPWTEILRTLPSFPGLLLLGLTLGWARQLHQGRLGSAIGLHAGLVWGYYIINVGNWVRYLDRVPAWVTGIDRNPLAGGMGLLFLSLIAVGLRLKNQSRMFTQKRNRNL comes from the coding sequence ATGTCAGCGTTTTATCTGTCTCCTCGCATTGCTCGTTATCCCGCGCCTGTACGATTGGCGATCTTTGTTATTGCATTGCTGGTACTGTGGTTGCCGATCGCGATTCCCGTTTACTGGATCTGGGGAACGGGTAATACCGTCAGTATCATCACCGTTCTAGCGCTGTACTTTGAATTTATTTGGCTCCTGTGGTTATGGGGGCGCAACGTTCACCAGATCACTCAACCCCTTCGGCATCATGGTCTGCTCAGAACTCGCCAGAATGGGTTGGAGTTAATTAAGGGATTAGGCGTTGGGGTTGTTAGCTTGTTCTGCTTATTCTGGATCGAAGGGGCGATCGGGTGGATCAACTGGCAACCGATGCCGCAAAACTTGCTCAGACTCATCTTAGAGGGCTTGCTTGTTGCATTAGGCGTAGGACTAGCAGAGGAGCTACTCTTTCGCGGCTGGCTGGTCGATGAGTTGCAGTGGAATTATCGTTCACAAATTGCTTTGTGGATTAGCAGCACAGTTTATGCGTCGCTTCACTTTATTAAACCGTGGACAGAAATTCTACGGACTCTACCCAGCTTTCCAGGACTGTTGCTGCTAGGGCTAACGCTGGGTTGGGCAAGGCAACTTCACCAAGGGCGTTTAGGATCTGCGATCGGACTCCACGCAGGCTTAGTCTGGGGCTATTACATCATCAATGTGGGAAATTGGGTTCGCTACTTAGATCGAGTCCCAGCTTGGGTGACAGGCATCGATCGTAATCCCCTAGCAGGAGGCATGGGGCTACTATTTCTAAGTTTGATTGCTGTAGGGTTACGTCTTAAAAATCAAAGTAGAATGTTCACTCAAAAAAGGAACCGTAATTTATGA
- a CDS encoding cation-efflux system membrane protein (similar to AA sequence:cyanobase_aa:all2845) gives MSSVQITENRKKVKLLWWVFGLRSGLFLVELGVGLWSHSLSLLAGSGHLFSDLITLGLTLLATWFAQRRSATQTGLNRTREIEAWIALLNGLSLGVVALFLGREAIEHLQSPEPVLGLPLIVAAVLSLIINGLSIHLLREDHRHDLNLRGVFLHGVADAASSIGIMLAALAVYFFNWLWADAAIGLLVALLICLSTISLIADSLQVLKQKSA, from the coding sequence TTGAGCAGTGTACAGATTACAGAGAATCGAAAAAAGGTAAAACTCCTCTGGTGGGTCTTTGGGTTGCGGAGTGGGCTTTTTCTAGTTGAATTAGGAGTTGGACTTTGGAGCCATAGCTTATCGCTGCTGGCGGGATCAGGGCATCTATTTTCAGATCTAATCACACTAGGACTGACGCTTTTAGCAACTTGGTTCGCACAGCGTCGCTCTGCTACCCAAACCGGATTGAATCGAACGAGAGAAATCGAAGCTTGGATTGCTTTACTGAATGGATTGAGCTTGGGAGTCGTTGCTCTTTTTCTGGGAAGGGAAGCGATCGAGCATTTGCAATCTCCTGAGCCTGTCCTGGGCTTGCCCTTGATCGTTGCAGCAGTCTTGAGTTTGATCATCAACGGTTTGAGCATTCATTTACTGCGTGAGGATCATCGTCACGATCTAAATTTACGCGGCGTTTTCCTGCACGGTGTTGCTGATGCTGCAAGCTCGATCGGAATCATGCTGGCGGCTTTAGCCGTTTATTTTTTCAATTGGCTCTGGGCGGATGCCGCGATCGGGCTACTGGTTGCTTTACTCATTTGCCTTAGTACTATTTCTTTGATTGCAGATAGTCTACAAGTTCTCAAGCAGAAATCTGCTTAA
- a CDS encoding diacylglycerol kinase, catalytic region (similar to AA sequence:cyanobase_aa:Npun_F2878): MLKRALLLVNPYARRGGQSASQVIETLQNLGFELINAYPSQPHLLSEVIRRYQHQVDMVIVGGGDGTLNAAAEGLVDTQLPFGILPLGTANDLAHTLGIPMTLNEACRVIANGQLQPIDLGWVNGQYFFNVASLGLSIQITQYLNRQFKRRWGILAYAIAALKTVWRIRPFSAEIDIDGKRTQIRTIQITVGNGHFYGGGMAVCNQATINDQRLHLLSFNVRYWWQLIPLIPALRQGRPLTRTGIHVCQCQEIDLYTRKSYAINTDGEITTHTPAQFRVIPKAVKVFLPQQPKAYKN; the protein is encoded by the coding sequence ATGTTAAAACGCGCTTTGTTATTAGTGAATCCTTACGCTCGCCGAGGTGGGCAGAGTGCGTCTCAAGTCATTGAGACGCTGCAAAATTTGGGCTTTGAGCTAATCAATGCCTATCCATCTCAGCCGCATCTACTCTCTGAGGTCATTCGTCGCTACCAGCATCAAGTTGATATGGTGATTGTTGGCGGTGGAGATGGCACCTTGAATGCTGCGGCAGAAGGTTTAGTAGACACTCAATTACCGTTCGGAATTTTGCCGTTAGGAACCGCAAACGACTTGGCTCACACGCTGGGCATTCCGATGACTTTGAACGAAGCTTGTCGAGTAATTGCCAACGGTCAACTCCAGCCGATCGATCTGGGCTGGGTGAACGGTCAGTATTTTTTTAACGTTGCGAGCTTGGGGTTGAGTATCCAAATAACACAGTACTTAAATCGGCAATTTAAGCGACGCTGGGGTATTTTGGCATACGCGATCGCAGCACTGAAAACCGTGTGGAGAATTCGTCCCTTTTCGGCTGAAATTGATATTGACGGCAAACGCACCCAGATCAGAACCATACAAATCACAGTGGGAAATGGGCACTTTTACGGCGGCGGGATGGCAGTTTGTAATCAGGCAACAATCAACGATCAACGGCTCCATTTGTTGAGTTTCAATGTCCGCTATTGGTGGCAACTCATTCCATTAATTCCTGCTTTACGGCAAGGGCGACCCCTAACTCGAACGGGGATTCATGTTTGTCAATGCCAAGAAATTGACCTTTACACTCGGAAATCCTATGCGATCAACACAGACGGTGAAATCACAACGCATACCCCTGCGCAATTTCGGGTGATTCCTAAAGCAGTCAAGGTGTTTCTTCCCCAACAACCCAAAGCTTACAAAAATTAG
- a CDS encoding hypothetical protein (similar to AA sequence:cyanobase_aa:NIES39_J00180), translating to MPRKRSTPWIHRWSRLIMAGLAAIGAVVTGYLTIVKFSQSGTACPTNGCDIVLSSPYATVFGLPLALYGFLAYVSMIAFAIAPLLINPDKDKTLRSKLENSTGLFLFMGATAMAIFSGYLMYLIAFEIKAVCVYCVGSALLSFSLFVLSILGRDWQDVGQLFFTGFIVAMVVLVGTMGVYAGVKNPEIAERATPGEAGLSITTSSGAAELALAGHLKQVGAKMYGAFWCPHCYNQKQLFGKEAFNQVNYIECDPKGKNPQPDLCQAAGVKGYPTWVVNGQSVSGTQSLQELAKMSGYQGPLNFQNVLPGK from the coding sequence ATGCCACGCAAACGATCGACCCCTTGGATTCACCGCTGGTCGCGTCTAATTATGGCAGGACTGGCAGCGATCGGAGCCGTTGTGACGGGTTATTTAACGATCGTCAAATTCTCTCAGAGCGGGACGGCTTGCCCGACCAATGGATGTGACATTGTTTTATCAAGTCCCTATGCAACGGTATTTGGACTACCGTTAGCGTTGTACGGGTTCTTGGCGTATGTCAGCATGATTGCGTTTGCGATCGCGCCCTTGTTAATCAATCCCGACAAAGATAAGACGTTGCGCTCAAAACTCGAAAACTCCACAGGATTATTCCTGTTTATGGGTGCAACAGCGATGGCGATTTTTAGCGGCTACTTAATGTACCTGATTGCGTTTGAGATCAAAGCCGTTTGTGTTTACTGTGTCGGTTCTGCCTTGTTGTCGTTTAGTTTATTTGTGTTGTCGATCCTGGGTCGCGATTGGCAAGATGTGGGACAACTCTTTTTCACCGGATTCATTGTTGCGATGGTTGTTTTGGTTGGAACAATGGGCGTTTATGCGGGAGTGAAGAATCCTGAAATTGCCGAGCGTGCGACACCCGGAGAAGCAGGTTTATCAATCACGACCTCATCGGGAGCGGCTGAACTCGCGCTAGCTGGACATCTCAAGCAAGTAGGAGCCAAAATGTATGGTGCATTCTGGTGTCCGCACTGTTACAACCAAAAGCAGCTTTTTGGTAAGGAAGCATTCAACCAAGTTAATTACATTGAGTGCGACCCAAAAGGTAAAAATCCTCAGCCAGATTTATGTCAAGCCGCAGGTGTCAAAGGGTATCCGACTTGGGTGGTGAATGGTCAATCGGTTTCTGGAACGCAATCCTTGCAGGAACTTGCCAAGATGTCGGGCTATCAAGGGCCGCTTAACTTCCAAAATGTCTTACCTGGAAAGTAG
- a CDS encoding zinc-transporting P-type ATPase (ab initio prediction:Prodigal:2.6;~similar to AA sequence:cyanobase_aa:slr0798): protein MKARKPTQSSCCGHDDDHDHQSHKKAHDHTEGHSHGDGHSHDHDDDDHDHDHGGGDLKQEIIVVSIVVVLFLIGFIFEQQLHNTPFSIAEYAVLIPAYLLSGWSVLSSAGRNILKGKVFDENFLMTIATLGAISIHLLPEAVAVMLFFRVGELFQSYAVGRSRRSISALLEVRPDSANLKVNGEVRQVPPESVKIGDTILVRPGEKIPLDGEILDGRSQVDTSALTGESVPRTVAPGETVLAGMINQSGVLTIKTTKLFGESSIAKILELVENASSKKAETEKFIRKFAKIYTPMVVFISLAIAIVPPLLMANPTDADRFRWVYNALVVLVISCPCGLVISIPLGYFGGVGGAAKRGILVKGSTYLDTLAAVNTVVFDKTGTLTQGVFKVTQIIPKNGFSEEKLLALAAQVESHSTHPVAQSIRDAYGRTTDDSQVQDYKEIAGHGIQARVGNQMVIAGNDRLLHRENVAHDVCEVDGTVVHLAVDGKYAGRIIIADELKTDAVEAIRSLRKIGVEKTIMLTGDNKSVADGVARQLGLSGYRAELLPEGKVEAIEQILRESGKGKVAFVGDGINDAPVIARADVGMAMGGLGSDAAIETADVVIMTDAPSKIAEAVLIGRKTHQIVIQNIILAMTVKAFFILLGAFGLASLWEAVFADVGVALLAILNATRVVK, encoded by the coding sequence ATGAAAGCACGGAAACCGACTCAATCAAGCTGCTGCGGTCATGACGACGACCACGACCATCAGTCGCACAAAAAAGCGCACGATCACACCGAAGGGCACAGTCACGGAGACGGTCATAGTCATGACCATGACGATGATGACCATGATCATGATCACGGCGGTGGGGATCTCAAGCAAGAAATCATCGTGGTGTCGATCGTCGTTGTCTTATTCCTGATCGGCTTCATTTTCGAGCAGCAATTACACAACACACCGTTCTCGATCGCAGAATACGCCGTCTTGATCCCAGCTTATCTACTGAGTGGTTGGAGTGTTTTAAGCAGCGCTGGACGCAATATCCTCAAGGGTAAAGTATTTGATGAAAACTTCTTGATGACGATCGCTACATTAGGCGCGATCTCGATTCATTTATTACCGGAAGCAGTTGCGGTGATGCTGTTCTTCCGGGTTGGCGAACTGTTTCAGAGCTACGCCGTGGGACGATCGCGCAGATCGATTAGCGCGCTTTTGGAAGTTCGTCCAGATAGCGCGAACTTAAAAGTAAACGGTGAAGTCCGTCAGGTTCCTCCAGAGTCAGTGAAAATTGGGGACACGATTCTGGTTAGACCGGGTGAAAAAATTCCGCTGGATGGTGAAATTCTAGACGGTCGTTCACAGGTCGATACTTCTGCACTCACTGGAGAATCAGTGCCGCGAACGGTTGCTCCTGGAGAGACTGTTCTAGCAGGCATGATCAATCAATCCGGCGTTCTAACAATTAAGACCACAAAACTGTTTGGCGAATCGTCGATCGCAAAAATTCTCGAACTGGTCGAAAACGCAAGTAGCAAGAAAGCTGAAACCGAGAAATTTATTCGTAAGTTCGCCAAAATCTATACGCCAATGGTGGTTTTTATATCGCTTGCGATCGCGATCGTCCCACCATTATTGATGGCAAATCCCACGGATGCCGATCGCTTCCGGTGGGTTTACAACGCCTTGGTTGTCCTCGTGATTTCTTGTCCATGCGGATTGGTCATTAGTATTCCGCTCGGCTACTTCGGCGGCGTTGGTGGTGCAGCAAAACGCGGAATTCTAGTCAAAGGCTCAACCTATCTCGATACACTCGCAGCAGTAAATACGGTTGTGTTTGATAAAACGGGAACATTAACGCAAGGGGTCTTCAAAGTCACTCAAATCATTCCCAAGAACGGTTTTTCGGAGGAGAAACTCCTCGCGCTGGCGGCTCAAGTCGAATCTCATTCAACTCATCCGGTCGCTCAATCGATTCGCGATGCCTACGGAAGAACGACCGATGATTCCCAAGTGCAAGACTACAAAGAGATTGCAGGACATGGCATTCAAGCCCGTGTTGGGAATCAGATGGTAATTGCAGGCAACGATCGACTATTGCATCGGGAAAATGTTGCCCATGATGTCTGTGAAGTTGATGGAACCGTTGTGCATTTGGCAGTAGATGGAAAGTATGCAGGACGCATTATTATTGCGGACGAACTGAAAACAGATGCAGTTGAGGCAATTCGATCGCTGAGAAAGATCGGCGTTGAGAAAACAATCATGCTCACGGGTGACAATAAGAGTGTTGCTGATGGCGTAGCAAGACAGTTGGGCTTAAGTGGCTATCGAGCGGAACTTTTGCCTGAAGGAAAAGTCGAAGCGATCGAGCAAATCTTACGCGAATCCGGCAAAGGGAAAGTTGCCTTTGTGGGCGATGGGATCAATGATGCTCCGGTGATAGCGCGGGCTGATGTGGGAATGGCGATGGGCGGACTCGGATCAGATGCCGCGATCGAAACCGCCGATGTGGTGATCATGACGGATGCCCCGTCTAAAATTGCAGAAGCGGTTCTAATCGGCAGAAAAACACACCAGATTGTGATTCAAAATATCATTCTGGCAATGACTGTCAAAGCGTTCTTTATCCTACTTGGTGCATTCGGATTAGCATCTTTGTGGGAGGCGGTGTTTGCCGATGTGGGTGTTGCGCTACTCGCAATTCTCAACGCTACTAGAGTCGTGAAATAG
- a CDS encoding zinc-responsive repressor ZiaR (ab initio prediction:Prodigal:2.6;~similar to AA sequence:cyanobase_aa:sll0792), with the protein MSKLSQSSELLNCEVPVIHLDQVRQVQPDLLTMPQAQQMAEFFGVLADPNRLRLLSALAKQELCVCDLAAALKMSESAVSHQLRVLRASRLVNYRKEGRNVYYSLADYHVLNLYQEVHAHLSHSEA; encoded by the coding sequence GTGAGTAAACTTTCTCAATCCTCCGAGCTTCTGAATTGTGAAGTTCCAGTCATACATCTCGATCAGGTTCGTCAAGTTCAGCCGGATTTACTAACGATGCCGCAGGCTCAACAGATGGCGGAGTTTTTCGGTGTGTTAGCCGATCCGAATCGGTTGCGATTATTGTCAGCTTTGGCAAAGCAAGAACTGTGCGTCTGTGATCTTGCAGCAGCGCTGAAGATGAGTGAATCGGCGGTATCTCACCAACTGCGAGTTCTCAGGGCAAGCCGCTTGGTGAACTATCGCAAAGAAGGACGCAACGTTTACTACAGTCTGGCAGATTATCACGTTCTCAATCTCTATCAAGAAGTTCACGCGCATCTGTCTCACTCAGAAGCGTAA
- a CDS encoding putative membrane protein (similar to AA sequence:cyanobase_aa:sync_1246) yields MDLLWKLVNFSFIPAIIMLLAGGAATIRVPGLNLRSAVLHFAAGVVFAVVSAEFIPDLVHEHKIATTAIGFTIGTALMLAIRSWTSRAESDEKEQSGRLPSGFLMATGIDLAIDGLMLGIGFAAGAKEGILLTVALTIELLSLGIATTANLTGKRIPQRKTLLVLAGLSLLFVLSAVTGGLLSQAFTGVALAGLIAFGTAALLFLVTEELLTEAHEIEESPLLTATFFAGFLMIFLLEMLTK; encoded by the coding sequence ATGGATCTGTTGTGGAAGCTTGTTAACTTTTCGTTTATTCCTGCCATTATCATGCTTCTAGCGGGTGGTGCAGCTACGATTCGCGTTCCAGGATTGAATCTACGGAGTGCCGTCTTACACTTTGCAGCGGGGGTTGTTTTCGCGGTAGTCTCAGCGGAATTTATTCCGGATTTAGTTCATGAACATAAAATCGCGACAACTGCGATCGGGTTTACAATTGGAACCGCTTTGATGTTAGCAATTCGCTCCTGGACGAGTCGAGCCGAGTCCGACGAAAAAGAGCAATCCGGGCGGCTACCGAGCGGTTTTTTGATGGCAACTGGAATTGATTTAGCGATCGATGGGTTGATGTTGGGCATCGGGTTTGCAGCAGGCGCAAAAGAAGGCATTCTGCTCACGGTTGCACTCACGATCGAGTTACTATCCCTGGGGATTGCGACGACTGCGAATTTGACTGGAAAACGCATTCCACAGCGAAAGACACTGCTCGTCCTTGCAGGGTTAAGCTTACTGTTTGTTCTCAGTGCAGTGACCGGAGGATTACTATCTCAAGCATTCACAGGGGTAGCATTAGCAGGCTTAATTGCGTTCGGAACAGCAGCGCTGCTGTTTCTAGTTACAGAAGAGTTGCTGACTGAAGCACACGAAATTGAAGAGTCGCCGCTGTTAACAGCGACCTTCTTTGCTGGCTTTCTGATGATCTTTCTCCTGGAGATGCTGACAAAGTAA
- a CDS encoding hypothetical protein (conserved hypothetical protein;~similar to AA sequence:cyanobase_aa:LBDG_30990) has translation MKLKVLQNTTFKQSTANSGQLPDSEKVTVPAGQTFELHSWKPVDPKHLKIAILGQAIGNPASSEWYVFAEHVQLIDNQGAIVPIQVESPKSAPAKAKLLPQKQLNVPYKSQLDNELNPMGACNVTCYAMAMVYWQRKGQSDGFAQLEDELYQYMEDHNLSRHEPLDLVKLGEAYGLKVDYTSRGSLYDIRKAIAEGKPCIVHGYFTSFGHIIVIRGYDESGFWVNDPYGEWTEWGYRNDLSGENLHYSNELIQSKCSPEGEDFIWLHRIARA, from the coding sequence ATGAAACTCAAAGTTCTACAGAATACTACTTTCAAGCAATCGACGGCTAATTCTGGGCAGTTGCCCGATTCCGAGAAGGTCACTGTTCCCGCAGGTCAAACCTTTGAACTGCATTCTTGGAAACCTGTTGATCCGAAACATTTGAAGATTGCAATTTTGGGACAAGCGATCGGTAATCCTGCTTCGAGCGAATGGTATGTGTTTGCTGAACACGTCCAGCTAATTGATAATCAGGGAGCAATTGTTCCGATTCAAGTTGAATCTCCCAAATCTGCACCTGCAAAAGCGAAGTTGCTGCCTCAAAAACAGTTGAATGTGCCGTATAAAAGCCAGCTTGACAATGAGCTGAACCCGATGGGAGCCTGCAATGTAACTTGCTACGCGATGGCAATGGTGTACTGGCAGCGAAAAGGACAGAGCGATGGTTTTGCACAGCTTGAAGATGAACTCTATCAGTACATGGAGGATCACAATCTATCGCGCCATGAGCCACTGGATTTAGTCAAACTGGGCGAAGCTTACGGGCTGAAAGTTGATTACACCAGTCGCGGCAGCTTGTACGACATTCGCAAAGCGATCGCTGAAGGGAAACCTTGCATCGTTCACGGCTATTTCACGAGTTTCGGTCACATCATTGTGATTCGGGGCTATGACGAAAGCGGATTCTGGGTGAATGATCCGTATGGAGAATGGACAGAGTGGGGGTATCGCAACGATCTAAGCGGAGAAAACTTGCACTATTCAAACGAGTTGATTCAGTCGAAATGTTCTCCAGAAGGTGAGGATTTCATCTGGCTGCATCGAATTGCAAGAGCCTAA
- a CDS encoding peptidoglycan-binding domain 1 protein (similar to AA sequence:cyanobase_aa:LBDG_53270) yields MKLKVLQNTFFKQSTANSAQLPAQSKVAVAAGTEFEIHSWKAIEKDHLRIAMLDEFLGNPPQNTWTVYTPHVQLVNPRGTIVTPQRANQLPKVPDLGLGLPKTKLLNVPYHTQLNNALNPMGACNVTCYAMAMRYFQIQKRTNAVQFEDELYRYLESRNLSRHDPGDLAEMGREYGLDVDLTLRGTLMDIRRAIAQGKPCIVHGYLTSFGHIIVIRGYDQKGFFVNDPFGEWFESGYRNDFSGENLHYSNQLIQSKCSPEGANYLWLHRISKA; encoded by the coding sequence ATGAAACTCAAAGTTCTACAGAACACCTTCTTTAAGCAATCGACCGCGAATTCGGCTCAGCTTCCAGCCCAATCGAAAGTTGCTGTTGCAGCCGGAACTGAGTTTGAAATTCATTCGTGGAAAGCGATCGAGAAAGACCATCTCCGCATTGCCATGCTGGACGAGTTTTTAGGCAATCCGCCTCAGAATACTTGGACAGTCTACACGCCGCACGTCCAGCTTGTAAATCCACGCGGCACGATTGTTACGCCTCAACGAGCCAATCAGCTTCCTAAAGTTCCAGATTTAGGGCTTGGACTGCCGAAAACAAAGCTACTGAATGTGCCTTATCACACTCAGCTTAACAATGCACTCAACCCGATGGGTGCTTGTAATGTGACTTGTTATGCGATGGCGATGCGGTACTTTCAAATCCAAAAACGAACGAATGCGGTGCAATTTGAGGATGAACTGTACCGCTATTTAGAAAGCCGTAATCTTTCTCGTCATGATCCGGGAGATTTAGCGGAAATGGGGCGCGAGTACGGACTCGACGTAGATCTGACGCTGCGGGGAACCTTGATGGATATTCGACGGGCGATCGCACAAGGAAAACCTTGCATCGTTCACGGCTATCTCACCAGTTTCGGGCATATTATTGTGATTCGAGGTTACGACCAAAAAGGATTTTTTGTCAATGACCCGTTCGGGGAATGGTTTGAATCCGGTTATCGCAATGACTTTTCTGGCGAGAATTTGCACTACTCGAATCAACTCATTCAATCCAAATGCTCTCCGGAGGGAGCGAACTACCTCTGGTTACACCGAATTTCAAAAGCGTAA
- a CDS encoding cation efflux system protein (similar to AA sequence:cyanobase_aa:all7610): protein MSHDHSPGVTNYNRAFIVSVALNTTFVIIEAVYGILANSLALLADAGHNLSDVLGLLLAWGASLLAQRQPNTRYTFGLRRSSILAALANAVFLFIVSGGIGWEAIQRFRDPTPVAGGTVIIVAAIGIVINTVSALMFLSGRERDLNIRGAFLHLVADAAVSLGVVLAGIAIVFTGKQWFDPATSLIVTIVIVIGTWQLFRDALSLITDAVPAGIEPLAVRTYLAERPGVTGVHDLHIWAISTTETALMAHLVMPDGHPGDAFLAGVYHDLHENFSIEHATIQIELGDSGQLCALAPENVV from the coding sequence ATGTCACATGACCATTCTCCCGGTGTCACGAACTACAATCGCGCCTTCATAGTCAGCGTTGCCTTAAACACTACTTTTGTCATTATCGAAGCGGTCTATGGAATCCTTGCCAACTCATTAGCGCTGCTTGCGGATGCAGGACACAATCTCAGTGATGTTTTAGGGTTACTTCTCGCTTGGGGAGCAAGTCTTTTAGCACAGCGGCAACCCAATACCCGTTATACATTTGGGTTGCGTCGATCGTCGATCTTGGCGGCATTAGCAAATGCAGTCTTCTTATTTATTGTGTCGGGCGGAATCGGTTGGGAAGCAATTCAGCGCTTTCGTGATCCGACTCCAGTTGCGGGAGGAACAGTCATTATTGTGGCAGCGATTGGGATCGTGATTAATACCGTGAGTGCCTTGATGTTTCTGTCAGGACGAGAGCGCGATTTGAATATTCGAGGCGCATTCTTGCATTTAGTAGCGGATGCGGCAGTGTCGTTAGGGGTTGTATTGGCGGGAATTGCGATCGTATTTACCGGAAAGCAGTGGTTTGATCCAGCCACTAGCTTAATTGTTACGATCGTCATTGTAATTGGCACTTGGCAATTATTTCGCGATGCTCTGAGCTTGATCACCGATGCAGTTCCCGCAGGAATTGAACCTTTAGCAGTACGAACTTACCTTGCAGAGCGTCCAGGTGTCACCGGAGTACACGATCTCCATATCTGGGCAATCAGTACAACAGAAACAGCATTAATGGCTCATTTAGTCATGCCGGATGGTCATCCGGGCGATGCCTTCTTAGCTGGGGTTTATCATGATCTGCATGAAAATTTCAGCATCGAACACGCGACGATTCAAATAGAACTGGGAGATTCAGGGCAGCTTTGTGCGCTTGCACCGGAGAATGTAGTTTAG
- a CDS encoding hypothetical protein (similar to AA sequence:cyanobase_aa:all7597) has translation MKRFLLAATATIVMFAFGAAAQASSNAKVPHLAGSSASLNNAKFQPGNYSLKVHVMGQEVSALMVESQDAVRLSQNITVFDQSNKPVAATVSMNGQTATIAFAQPVKPDTILRVDLRNVQNPRAMPTVLFSVSSQIVGLNSEIALGTIQARTYYGRF, from the coding sequence ATGAAACGGTTCCTTTTGGCTGCAACCGCAACGATTGTCATGTTTGCTTTTGGTGCTGCTGCTCAAGCGTCTAGCAATGCAAAAGTGCCCCATCTTGCAGGTAGCTCTGCCAGTCTCAACAACGCTAAATTTCAACCTGGAAACTATTCGCTGAAAGTTCATGTGATGGGACAAGAAGTTTCAGCCCTGATGGTTGAATCTCAAGATGCAGTTCGCCTCAGTCAAAATATCACCGTGTTTGATCAGTCCAACAAACCTGTTGCTGCGACAGTTTCGATGAATGGACAAACGGCAACGATCGCATTCGCTCAACCTGTAAAGCCGGACACAATTCTCAGAGTTGACTTGAGAAACGTACAGAATCCTCGTGCGATGCCCACTGTTTTATTCTCGGTCAGCAGTCAGATTGTTGGACTCAATTCAGAGATTGCCTTGGGCACGATTCAGGCGAGAACGTACTACGGTCGCTTCTAA